The Benincasa hispida cultivar B227 chromosome 9, ASM972705v1, whole genome shotgun sequence genome has a segment encoding these proteins:
- the LOC120086472 gene encoding lipopolysaccharide core biosynthesis mannosyltransferase LpsB-like isoform X2: MELAFLLRGVGTQVVWITNQKRSEPDEVVYSLERKMLDRGVQVLSAKGQEAVEIALKAHLVVLNTAVAGKWLDAVLKENVPRVLPKVLWWIHEMRGNYFKVEYVKHLPFVAGAMIDSHTTAEYWKNRTRERLGIQMPKTYVVHLGNSKDLMEVAENNVAKRVLREHIRESLGVRNEDILFAIINSVSRGKGQDLFLRAFHQSLQMIHDKKLRVPRIHAVVVGSDMSAQTKFETELRNFVNENKIQDRVHFVNKTLSVAPYLASIDVLVQNSQGRGECFGRITIEAMAFQLPVLGTAAGGTMEIVVNGTTGLLHPAGKEGVTPLAHNIVKLATHVERRLTIGKKGYERVRQMFLEQHMGQRIAVVLKEVLEKAKSHSSN; encoded by the exons ATGGAGCTTGCATTTTTGTTGAGAGGCGTTGGTACTCAAGTTGTATGGATTACAAATCAAAAGCGATCGGAGCCTGATGAAGTAGTATACAGTTTGGAGCGCAAGATGTTAGATCGAGGAGTGCAG GTTTTATCTGCTAAGGGACAAGAAGCTGTTGAAATTGCTCTAAAGGCTCATTTGGTTGTTCTAAATACCGCTGTTGCTGGGAAATGGTTGGATGCTGTCCTTAAGGAGAATGTTCCCCGTGTCCTTCCCAAGGTTCTGTGGTGGATTCATGAGATGAGAGGGAATTATTTCAAAGTTGAGTATGTGAAGCACCTCCCTTTTGTTGCAGGTGCCATGATTGACTCACATACAACTGCAGAATACTGGAAAAACAGAACACGGGAACGATTGGG GATTCAAATGCCTAAAACTTATGTCGTGCATCTTGGAAATAGTAAAGACCTTATGGAAGTGGCTGAGAACAATGTGGCCAAGAGGGTTCTTCGAGAGCATATTCGTGAGTCCCTTGGAGTTCGGAATGAAGATATATTGTTTGCAATTATAAATA GTGTTTCACGTGGGAAAGGTCAGGATTTATTTCTTCGAGCCTTTCATCAGAGCCTGCAAATGATCCACGACAAAAAGCTGCGCGTACCAAGAATACATGCAGTGGTAGTTGGCAGTGACATGAGTGCTCAAACAAAGTTTGAAACAGAACTGCGCAACTTTGTAAATGAGAATAAAATTCAGGATCGTGTTCATTTTGTCAACAAAACCCTGTCTGTGGCTCCTTATCTCGCGTCTATTGATGTTCTTGTTCAAAACTCTCAG GGTAGGGGAGAATGCTTTGGAAGGATAACGATTGAAGCCATGGCGTTTCAGCTACCTGTGCTG GGCACCGCTGCTGGAGGAACAATGGAGATCGTAGTGAACGGGACGACAGGTTTGCTGCATCCTGCAGGGAAAGAAGGTGTAACTCCACTGGCACATAACATCGTAAAGTTAGCGACACATGTCGAACGAAGGCTGACCATCGGAAAGAAAGGATATGagagggtgaggcaaatgttccTGGAACAGCATATGGGGCAAAGAATTGCTGTAGTTTTGAAGGAAGTTCTGGAGAAAGCAAAGAGCCACTCTAGTAATTAG
- the LOC120086472 gene encoding uncharacterized protein LOC120086472 isoform X1 — translation MMKRPFLTVTMAKKRWPLMILALVSISTAMVFFMRTTFDTCSGNGNRRFVEENGIDSQIRSSQIERKAPNPLDFMKSKLVLLVSHELSLSGGPLLLMELAFLLRGVGTQVVWITNQKRSEPDEVVYSLERKMLDRGVQVLSAKGQEAVEIALKAHLVVLNTAVAGKWLDAVLKENVPRVLPKVLWWIHEMRGNYFKVEYVKHLPFVAGAMIDSHTTAEYWKNRTRERLGIQMPKTYVVHLGNSKDLMEVAENNVAKRVLREHIRESLGVRNEDILFAIINSVSRGKGQDLFLRAFHQSLQMIHDKKLRVPRIHAVVVGSDMSAQTKFETELRNFVNENKIQDRVHFVNKTLSVAPYLASIDVLVQNSQGRGECFGRITIEAMAFQLPVLGTAAGGTMEIVVNGTTGLLHPAGKEGVTPLAHNIVKLATHVERRLTIGKKGYERVRQMFLEQHMGQRIAVVLKEVLEKAKSHSSN, via the exons ATGATGAAACGCCCCTTTCTAACTGTTACAATGGCGAAGAAGAGATGGCCGTTGATGATCTTAGCATTGGTTTCAATTTCCACGGCAATGGTTTTCTTTATGAGGACTACGTTCGATACCTGTAGTGGTAATGGAAATAGACGTTTTGTGGAAGAAAATGGTATCGACTCACAGATTCGCTCCTCGCAAATCGAGAGAAAAGCTCCGAATCCTCTTGATTTCATGAAGTCCAAGCTCGTCCTCTTGGTCTCACATGAGCTTTCTCTTTCTG GTGGACCTCTACTACTCATGGAGCTTGCATTTTTGTTGAGAGGCGTTGGTACTCAAGTTGTATGGATTACAAATCAAAAGCGATCGGAGCCTGATGAAGTAGTATACAGTTTGGAGCGCAAGATGTTAGATCGAGGAGTGCAG GTTTTATCTGCTAAGGGACAAGAAGCTGTTGAAATTGCTCTAAAGGCTCATTTGGTTGTTCTAAATACCGCTGTTGCTGGGAAATGGTTGGATGCTGTCCTTAAGGAGAATGTTCCCCGTGTCCTTCCCAAGGTTCTGTGGTGGATTCATGAGATGAGAGGGAATTATTTCAAAGTTGAGTATGTGAAGCACCTCCCTTTTGTTGCAGGTGCCATGATTGACTCACATACAACTGCAGAATACTGGAAAAACAGAACACGGGAACGATTGGG GATTCAAATGCCTAAAACTTATGTCGTGCATCTTGGAAATAGTAAAGACCTTATGGAAGTGGCTGAGAACAATGTGGCCAAGAGGGTTCTTCGAGAGCATATTCGTGAGTCCCTTGGAGTTCGGAATGAAGATATATTGTTTGCAATTATAAATA GTGTTTCACGTGGGAAAGGTCAGGATTTATTTCTTCGAGCCTTTCATCAGAGCCTGCAAATGATCCACGACAAAAAGCTGCGCGTACCAAGAATACATGCAGTGGTAGTTGGCAGTGACATGAGTGCTCAAACAAAGTTTGAAACAGAACTGCGCAACTTTGTAAATGAGAATAAAATTCAGGATCGTGTTCATTTTGTCAACAAAACCCTGTCTGTGGCTCCTTATCTCGCGTCTATTGATGTTCTTGTTCAAAACTCTCAG GGTAGGGGAGAATGCTTTGGAAGGATAACGATTGAAGCCATGGCGTTTCAGCTACCTGTGCTG GGCACCGCTGCTGGAGGAACAATGGAGATCGTAGTGAACGGGACGACAGGTTTGCTGCATCCTGCAGGGAAAGAAGGTGTAACTCCACTGGCACATAACATCGTAAAGTTAGCGACACATGTCGAACGAAGGCTGACCATCGGAAAGAAAGGATATGagagggtgaggcaaatgttccTGGAACAGCATATGGGGCAAAGAATTGCTGTAGTTTTGAAGGAAGTTCTGGAGAAAGCAAAGAGCCACTCTAGTAATTAG
- the LOC120084414 gene encoding BEL1-like homeodomain protein 7, translating to MTYFPGLSNQRDSMLGDQKLGSSCQEQPLCSGNLMMFMNQDPSCRDYSEIFSGVSSNYVETVGDNRSNSEMAFIPPVVGILDDSNFQCQGVSLSLSTHTPSVVSMSSFPHQYQNPAMLSSFINTPPSIFEKRPNLKPDAKNGMYIAVGSGYSVLNSVYIEAAQQLLDEMVSIQEALKELKSKKLKASNGLGVDSCRENDGGSNDLTGEMCCNVKESSVANPSGDLSPTERQDLKNKNSKLLSLLGEVDRRYKQYYQQLQYLASSFDMVAGRGAAEFYTALAHQTISCHFRRLRDAINAQIEVTRRTLGEQDALHSGQEGIPRLRFVDQHLRQQRALQQLGVTPHSWRPQRGLPESSVSILRAWLFEHFLHPYPKDSEKLKLARQTGLTRNQVANWFINARVRLWKPMVEEMYKEEFGDSNIDIKSSPENASKASWNNSLFSEDRGEGELHDSTKSAANNSERVLYRPCATDDMINSSNFSVGGGDVSLALELKHCEGDEFGMFGSNNRMVGSVELEAQDFPCLEPERHHQCRLTSSNMLHDFVV from the exons ATGACATATTTTCCTGGTTTAAGTAATCAAAGAGACTCCATGTTAGGTGATCAGAAACTTGGTTCTTCTTGCCAAGAACAGCCTCTTTGTTCTGGGAATTTGATGATGTTCATGAACCAAGACCCTTCTTGTAGAGATTATTCAGAGATTTTTTCTGGGGTTTCTTCTAACTATGTTGAAACTGTGGGAGATAATAGAAGTAATAGTGAAATGGCTTTCATTCCACCAGTTGTGGGAATTTTAGATGATTCAAATTTCCAGTGTCAAGGTGTTTCACTTAGTCTTTCCACACACACACCCTCTGTTGTTTCTATGTCTTCATTTCCTCACCAATATCAGAACCCTGCTATGCTTTCTTCATTCATCAATACACCTCCTTCGATCTTCGAGAAGAGGCCAAATTTGAAACCTGATGCGAAAAATGGCATGTATATAGCGGTGGGTTCTGGATATTCGGTGTTGAATTCGGTATACATTGAAGCTGCACAGCAGTTGCTTGACGAAATGGTTAGCATCCAGGAAGCTTTGAAAGAGCTGAAGTCTAAGAAACTCAAAGCTTCCAATGGTTTGGGTGTTGATTCCTGTAGAGAAAATGATGGGGGATCTAATGATCTGACTGGGGAGATGTGTTGTAATGTGAAGGAGTCGTCAGTTGCCAATCCGTCGGGTGATCTATCGCCTACCGAACGTCAGGACTTGAAGAACAAAAACTCAAAGCTTTTGTCCTTGTTGGGTGAG GTGGATCGAAGATACAAGCAATATTACCAACAGCTGCAATATTTGGCGTCGTCTTTTGACATGGTAGCAGGCCGAGGGGCTGCAGAGTTCTACACTGCACTCGCACACCAAACTATTTCATGCCACTTTCGCCGCTTGCGAGATGCTATCAATGCACAGATTGAGGTCACCAGGAGAACCTTGGGGGAGCAAGATGCTTTACATTCTGGTCAAGAGGGCATTCCCCGTCTTCGCTTTGTCGACCAACACCTCAGGCAACAGAGAGCCCTTCAGCAGCTTGGTGTCACGCCACATAGTTGGAGGCCTCAACGAGGGCTTCCTGAAAGCTCTGTGTCGATTCTTCGCGCTTGGTTGTTTGAACACTTCCTCCATCC ATATCCCAAGGATTCAGAGAAACTTAAGCTAGCAAGACAAACTGGCCTGACCAGAAACCAA GTTGCAAACTGGTTTATAAATGCGCGTGTTCGACTATGGAAACCAATGGTAGAGGAGATGTACAAAGAAGAATTCGGAGACTCCAACATTGATATCAAATCCTCACCAGAAAATGCATCCAAAGCTTCATGGAACAATTCGCTATTCTCCGAAGATAGGGGAGAAGGCGAGTTGCACGACAGCACAAAATCTGCAGCAAATAACAGTGAACGAGTCCTCTACCGCCCGTGTGCTACCGACGACATGATCAACTCGAGTAACTTCTCAGTGGGTGGAGGTGATGTTTCACTTGCACTGGAGTTGAAGCATTGTGAAGGTGATGAATTTGGGATGTTTGGGAGTAACAATAGAATGGTTGGTTCTGTGGAGCTTGAGGCACAAGATTTTCCATGTTTGGAACCAGAAAGGCATCATCAATGCAGGCTCACAAGTTCAAATATGTTGCATGATTTTGTAGTTTAA